ATACATGACGATTGTAAGTCTCAGGCGCACCATAAAAACCTGTAAACCGCCAAGAATTCTCCCTACCTTCATCAATGATAACATCAATATGGTTAAGAGAGGATGAATCAACCCGAAGAAGAAGGTCAGTTTTCCATAACAGCACTAAACCCCCTCCCTGATTAATTTTTGGAACCACATGCATGTCTCCGAAATTCAGTTTCCTCAGAAAATTCTTTAGCCTAGCTTCAGCCAGCCATGTTTTGGCAATGAACACGACTGTAGGATCTTGTGCCTGAATTAGATCACCGAGTTCTTGAATTGTCTATGGGTTCCCAAGCTCACGACAATTCCAACATAAAAGATTCATTGGTCTTGGCGCGGCTGCACAGCAGCCTCCCCCACTGAGAGAATGTTTTTGCTATCTTGCTTTCAGACTCCTCTGCGCTTAACAAGTACATCATCATAAATCTCCTTCCCACCTGATTGTTTAGCAAGAACTAGGGGTTTTGAACTACTTTTAACCTCTGTTCCAGACCTTGGAATTCTTTTCCACGTTGCCTATCTTGTGTTTTCAACCACAGCAATAGACTCTCAGggtttattttttggggttgaCATGGGGATATGTGCTTGGGATGGAAAATTTGCGGAGGCACGTGAGATAGGAGTTTTATCTAATCTGTCGAAGATAGGAATTGAATGCTCTGCGTGGacttatttttttgagttatcAGAAAATCCAAGATCGTGGTCAATCTTTGAGAATTTTGCATTAAAAAGCTCTTCCTAAATAGCTGGACTCATTAAAGATGGGCTAGATATATGTGAGGAAACGTTTGATTTTTGAGTAAAGGATTTACTTAAATCACGCCCCTCATTATTTTTGGTTGCTAAATTGAGAGGATCAGCATTTAAGGTTGCCCCACAATTAGTAACGTCCATGTTTTCCACCTGATTCACCAATGAGGATTCAACCCCTTGTACAACCACCGTGGATGGAGGTTTGCATGGAGACTTAGTTGTTTGAGACTTCTTTTTTCTTGCTGCATAATATCCTGGTGCTACTACTAACGACCGCCATGGATTTGGAGAAGACGAGGCACGAATCCAAGGACCATACTCCTGATCATCGAGGGTACCATTGCTATCAATCCATAGGTCGCAGTCCTTGTTACTGTGATTGAGACACCCACACCAATAAAAGATGTTAGGTAAtctctcaaatttaaatttcacCCAGTCTTCGGACCCTCCCTCGAGTGCTATGATTCTGCCCTGACATAGTGGGAGAGTAATATCAATCCTCACTCGAATTCTTATAAAACTTCCACCCTCCATCTCCGCCAATTTAGTAGTTTTATCAACCTCCCCTATCACTGTGCCTAAATCTTCTGCCACTTTTTTGTTCGTGAAACGAATAGGAATGTCATGATTTGAACCCAGATAAATACCTTAGAGAAACTCAATGTATGGACAGGTGAGTGTTTCTCATATTTCTCAAGAACCACCAGATGCTTATCAGAACTCCACGGTTCCCCCCTGAAAATCTTCTCTACCTCCTCTTCATCATCAAAAACGAAAAGGATAACATGGTTCCCCACACTACGGGCTTTGAAACCATTTATTGTACGCCACAATGGATTGAATGTTCTGATAATAGCATCAATAATCAAAGCCTTGCTAGTTAGAAATTTGGCAATGATAATGAACTTAGCagaacttctttcttttctaagCGGCATCTTATCACCCTCCCTATCGTTCAGAGATAAGTTGCTCCAATGTTTTGTTAACGAGTCCATGGATTGTAGAATTTGGAAGGGAAGGGGCTGAGAGCACACCACTCACACTCGTGTTTCCCAAGGACCCCGATAGAAAGAGAACCACAAAGCCTAAGAGTAACTGTGTTACCCTAGGGATAACCAATCCTACTAGAAGGAACCAAAATTCTACAGCCTAAGAGAAGTTGGGAAACCCAAGCTTACTTAGCGACAGAGAAACAACACTGCCCTGCTGACTCTCTGCTTGTGTAGTTTCTCTGTTTTATTcccttttacccaaaaaaaaaaatcagtggtGTGTAAACATAGAGTgaatgtctatatatatatatatatatatatatatatatatatatatataaatgaaaatggGCCATGGCAAAGCCCATCTCACCGTAAATTTCTCATTGGGTGGGCTCATTAAAAATAGTAGTACATTACTTTACtggcgattttggcccattagcatttatttttaaaatatttaggcccgaaacactgtttgggaaatatttAGGTAAGTACCACTTTTGGTAGTACTCGAGCTTGGAGAGCTCGAGTACCCCATTTTTCTGTTCCAGCGTGGCACCTGACGTTGGaacagaaaaatttaaaaaataaacttggtACCCGAGCTCATGAAGCTCGAGTACTGCTCAGTGATCTCTGCCTATTACCCCACACTTAAACCATCTGTTACCCACAATACCCAACCAAGAACAGAGCAAAACATACCCTTACCAGAACCCagtctcactctcactctcacctaaacGTTCAAACCCCAAACGTTGAGACCCTCACACCATCGGCGGCAGAAATTAAAAACGTCGTTGTGATCGCTTTCGCGTATCGATGATGGCCGGGGGAGTGGAATCGTGGTCTCCGTCGCCGTCGCGCCTGAGGGAATAGGAGAAGGGAAAGTGGTGGTTGTTGGAGGCGCGATGGTAATGGCCTTTTCCGTTGGGTGACAGTGGTGCGACGTCGTCTTcgtcctcatcttcttcttcgcCCTTTCTTCTCCCTGTCTCCGACCAATTAgggttttcaatttcatttcagAGAGTCGCCACGCGGACCATTTCCCCTTCAATGGCGCTttgtaagctctctctctccaaaaaatttgagttctttttctcttaattttcaCTAATCCAACTGGTTTTGGCGCTGCAATTCCATgtcttggtttttgttttaaattttcaagaaatttcatacttttttgaattttggtgCATAATGTGTTGTGAAGAACTTAGcatgttgatttttttgaaagaagttctaatttttttatctgggttttagtttttggtGAATAATGTGTTGTGAAGAACTTAGCTAGTTTGATTGTGTGGGTGCTGTGAGGTTGTGTTGGTGAATTTGGAACTTAGTGTGTTTGAATGAAAAATTGGAAGCACTGAAGGCTGAAGGTATAAATCTTGGActtttataggtttttttttttttttttacagaagtGATAGAAGACTTTTATAGCTAAATTGCACTAATAATGTAAACTTACGTTATAGACAAACAAATCCACATTATTAAACCCCCAGCATTCATtgtaaatgaaaagagataCTACTACAAATCTATCATTTAACAAAATGGCGATTTccactaaaaaaagaaagaaagaagggggGCATTGTTAGTACGGACCAAATTAAGATAAGACGGACCACATAATTGTCTTTGGGGTGACACAAGAATTGTGTTTCCTGCATGTGCTTCATGATTCTCTTAATGTATAAATTCAGTTTAGGATTCTATTATTGAAAAGGAGATCATTACTAGAATAAGTACACCTCACAGCCAAAAAAAGGTTAGTCCATAATTAAGGTTGTGGGGTGTGTATTCtctgggaaaaagaaaaaggttttgaggGTGCGCATCCCCTGCCCATCTCACCCTAAAatccatatttttcatgtttcctGTCTTGTTTGTTCTCATATGTCCAAGCTGACCACATGCCCCACAAACAAAACTCTCTCTTGCAGATTTCTTGTCCTTAAAAACCTTGACTTTATCTCCcgatattttgattttcttactGACTAGACCAACACTTGTGATATCATTCTTTTTCGTTAAAGCTTTCACCTAAAGCTTTCCATACTTGCCTTTTTTCGCAATAACATTTTCTACCTCCTTCATGTCTTTATTAAATATCTCTTTGGAAGAATAGGACCCATCAGGTTGGGCAGTACTGACAATTTGCTTGATCCGATTTGTGTTCTCAAAACCAAAACTTGGTTGCAAGCCCAAAGCCAGCCCTGTTTCCTCCCTCACAACTttagtctttttcttcttcctcctctcagCCTCATCATCTTCCATGAGTAACCTGCATAATTCGGCAGCTTCAACGGCTTCATCTTCATTTTCCTCTTCTGCCTGAGCTATGGATGGGCGCCTTCTCATTTTGAGCCCCTTAACACCATCTGCTTTGTCATGCTTTGACTCATAGTTACCTACTTCTTCCTCACATTCCTCTGCATCAAGAAGATTCTCTAAATCCCCAGCAAATGAATCAAGATCACTATTTCCTTCAGAGTCACTCTCATTTTCACGATCTAAGGTAGAAAGACTCTGAACTTGTCGTTCCCAAATCTCCTGACACTTCTCCCTTGTCTGCTGTTGCAGTTGAAGAAATGACATCTGCTGGCCACGCGCATACTTGCTGATAGTTGTGGGATCAATCTGTATCCCCGATGCAGCTTGCTCACTTGAAAGTTTGCGTATCATAGCAATACGGTGCCACCTAGTCAGTTTCGCAATCTCCTCCTCACAAACATCCAACTTTAGAAGAACCTCCCGTGCTTTGCAGTATTTGATAATTCAACTATTCTTTTAGTCTTCCGGAACTCAAAACTAGGACTTCCATCCTGACTGACCTGGTCCAGGTCAATAATTTCTTTGGGCCGTTTGATTATGATTTTCTTCTGAGGCTGTTCTTTATCTGTTTCTGTAGGTGGATAAgactgttttcttttcttgcatgaGGGTTAGTGATAATGGGAATGGGTTAGAATTCATTGAATTTGTGGTTcttgtaagttttttatttgggttttagtttttggtGAATAATGTGTTGTGAAGAACTTAACTAGTTTGATTGTGTGGGTGCTGTGACTTGTGAGGTTGTGTTGGTGATTTTGGAAATTAGTGTAGACCTCATTTTGGCAATAAAGAACTCTGAGTTTCTTCATTTTAATGGAACCAAATCTTCTTTCTTTATGAAGACCTAAAAACCCCGTATTAGCTAATATGGGTATTAACCATTCGTGATTTCttcttttgggtttcttttcttctaaactTTTAGCTGCTGGGTTTAGAGTTGTGTGTGCATGGGTTTCTCCTTTCTAAGGTGAGAAGATattgaaagagggagagagaaatagatCATAGAGAAAGGGGATTTGGTTccatttttggtattttcagcTAACACACTATAGGtaaatgctctctctctctaatatttCCACTTTGAAGTTTCACTGATCATAATTTGGTTCCATTTTTGCCTAATCCCATAtcattctctttattttttaacaacGGGAAAAAATGGATTGATGATATAGACCTATACAACTGAGAGAGAGTCTGAGTCTGTAAGGTAGAGATTGAAATCTGTGGGTTGCCTCCACTGTCAGCACGGACTGatggttcttttgttttttattttttattttttggtatttgggtTATATTGGGTTTTGCCTAAAGAAATTGGATtagaattgtttttgtttttgtctattTGGGTTGCATTCATTTTGGGTATCTGTTTAAAATCAACATGCATgcctttttatttatgtttttattttttttattggtatttaTTTCATTCCTTCTTCCTATGTTCTTGTTTCTAATGTTCTCTTTGTTCGTTTTTGTCAAGTTATTTGAatgctttttattaaaaaattaaaatcaaatttaattttttccttgTAGTTGCGATACATAGGTTACAACGTTCACAGATTATTATTACACCCTTACTACTTTTTACAATAATTGACAGTTCAAGATTTTATTATTACACCACACAATTGACCTACCCTTGTTTTTGTATCAATACCTCTAGGAACATTACCCTTTTCACAATGGTTGATATAACAAGTTGTGATAGGTGAATAATAAAGTAGTTTCATTAGGACAAGGATGTTATTTCAATCACAACTCATGCCAAACGTTTTGAAAAATCGTTGTAAGTaggaaaagggggggggggtgtagtGGATTGTATTAACATGGGTCATGGAATTGTGAGGACCATCTTGCAAGACTTCGGTTTTTGAAGTAAAAGAGATTGGCTCAGGGCAGGGTTGGTAACGTGCAAAGGGACTATCTTGCTTCTTTGGGATGCAGAGTGTCAATAGGTCTATAGGATGAGGTAGAATCTTGAGTAATAAATGTCTCACATATACGTGGAATCTAATTATATGGGTTTTAAATACAtgtaacatgtgtattaagaggaGTGTGATATAAACTCGTTGCATACTGTTTTGTGGTAATATAGGCCTACATAGGGCATTAGCCACAGGATTTGCTGATTTTGTCTGGACAAATACTTGATCATTGACTTACAGATAGGATATTCATCACCTGCTGAATCTGGAatcctagaagatttggacatATCTGTGGCAGCAGTAAGTACTAGTAATTTATTACCcttctttttttcacttatGGTTTATTTGTACATACATTTTCTTGGATatgttgtttacttgtataaatatttttgtagcTAAGGTAAAACTTAAACCTGTCATTTATTCTCTAATAATAGTACCACCCAAGCCAAAACAGAGGGGCATCATTCACTTCAACTTACTAAGTGCACCCTAATTTGTCAATATATCAGAGGGAAAGTAAATATGCTGTATGAATATATACTTCAAtgtatgttatttttttatttattaaaaccATAGCTTTTGTGCAAGTGTGCATATACATGCCCAACAATAAACAAATGTGCTGAACATTAAATtactatacatatatattttgttttgataagtcGATAGTTAAGAAAAGAGAGATTTGGATCCTAAATTTCTTTGTCGGATACATCAGGAGGTGCTATAGCGTTACAACGCTCTTGGCATTACTATACgtatatataaacataataaTGAGAATATCAGTGTTTCTAAACATTCTTATGTgaatatttatgtatttttcacaaatttacACATATATGaccaatgaaaaacaaatttaaattgttACGTATAGTGCTGCACAGATGCACGTGTATTTGTTCTTCACAGCTTCATATTGAATTTCCTTTAGATTTTACATCTTTGATGAATTGTATGTATGGCCAAACTTTTTCTTTGTGCTGAACTTTACTGTAATGAAATGACACATTTCTTTGTTTCAGTGGAATTCATTTTGTTGCCAATCAACTCTGTCATTTATCTTACATTTCTTCTGCCTTGTGCAGTATTCAGTTTTTGGTTCATCATTGACTATTGGAGGAGTGATTGGTGGATTAGTAAGTGGAAGGATTGCAGACCTTTTTGGTCGGAAAGGTGTAAGTTTCTTTTGTCACCTTTTTGTATCTTAAGGCTCACTGTAAGGCTCACTGTAAGTTGCTCCTAGCTTGTGGTGTTTCACTAATGTATTTCATCGGAAATATCATTACCTGGCGTACCCTAGCATTAATAGGtaacttgtttcttggtccttCACTAGTCACTAAATTATGGTCATCTGAAGGGAAATctattaaaacaataaaattggttttattttcacGTACTGGTCCATGTCTTGTACAACTAATGGGATTATTCTTCGTTCCAGAGTCTCCTAGATGGCTGGTGGGTCCAAATATCTTGATGGGAATGTAATTTAtatgttgttttaattttgtgaCTAAAAAGAAGATGATTTAGAAGTATAAGGAGTGAAGAAGAGAAAGATCAATTTTTATGACAtgtaacaatattttttcattatttcatcATATATGTGTCTCaacattttttcattatttcattttttcatttttcattatttcattaattttttcattatttcatcACGTGCAGCCCAAGGTAGTTCTGAAAAAAGTAGGCAGGTACCAAATCTGcctattttaaaaattggcaGGTTGGTACCCGAGCTTGGTGGACTCGGGTATCTTGTGAAGTACCCGAGTCCAGAAAGCTCGGGTACCAACCtgccaattttcaaaattggcaACATTGGTCCCAGTCCTATTTTGGAAATAGGCAGGTTGGTACCCGAGCTTGCTCGACTCGGGTACTTCACAAGGTACCCGAGTCCACCAAGCTCGGGTACCAACCTGCCAATTTTCAAAATAGGACTGGGTACCAATGttgacaattttgaaaattggcaGGTTGGTACCCGAGCTTGCTGGACTCGGGTACTTCACAAGATACCCGAGTCCACCAAGCTCGGGTACCAACCTGCCTATTTCCAGAATTTACTTGGGACAACTGAAAAAAACTAGGCAGATTAGTACCCGAGTCCACCAAGCTCAGTACATgggtaattctttttttttttttttttttttttcaattggagAGAATTAATTAGAATGGTTTCGTATCTTctttcagtttttctttttggtgtgtCTTTCAGTATTTCAATATTTATCCGTGCAGTTCATCTCCCCGTGAAAGGCCGGTGCATCGGCAATTTTGGCGTGCGCAGCCCATTTAGCAATATGCGGGGCATGTATTTGGGCCCAATCTTTTTCGTGCTTGCCCTGGAGGGTGATCTTGTGCAGTTCAATTGAAGTATCAACATTTTCTGGTATGCCTTGCTTCATCCCAAACTGTCAGAGAACACGTTCGGGATGATGGCCTTCAACCACCCAAAAATGTATCAGCGGCACAATAGACCTCCATATACGTTGGCCTGCCGTACAATATGCGGGTAGAGAATGCAAATAATTTCTGTACGGCTCCCAAACAATCTGCAATGATTCAACAGATGCAAACAACCAtattaacaatataattagaaaaaatgtgtaacgAATGTGAACAATACATGTAACTCTGAAAttaagaatgttttttttttttttttgataagtaagaaagatatataattaAGAATGTTTATTCACTCCAAAGTGAATTGTAAGTACAAAAACTACATGCCAAAGCGGTTTCCACTTGTAAGACACGATACCTGATTTGGCCGCAGTGAAGTAAACGACACACGATAGGCACGTAGGACGTGCATCGAATGTTCAGTTGTTATCTTAGCCCCTTTCTATCTAGCAAACAACACAGACATAACCTTCATATTAGTTACTTACATAATTCTCATGCGAACAAAGTTATTGAGGAAATGTAAAACGATAACTATCTAAGATGCTACATACCTGACAGCAAGTGGACCTGGAGGCAGTGCCTGGTGTGGATGCCTCATCACAGGACATATGTGGGGAAACCTCGCCCACGCCCACAACTGCACCAATAGTAGTGCACCCCCAATCTGCTTGGCTGTCTTCTCTGATGCCTTACAAAGGTGTCTATAGAGCCAACTTAGTGCTGCACTACCCCAACTATACTTCTTTCCATTGCTGATTGGATCGAAATATTGCAAATACCTAACTGAGATCCGTTCTCCAGACTTATCCATAAATAGCGTACCACCTAACAACTCCAATATGTAAAAACGAGCATACTCCTGCACAAACGCCTCAGGGGCGTCAACCGGGAGAGGGTCGCGAAACTGATCCTCAAGCCATTTGGCTTTTATGCTCGCCCCTTCCAGCACTCCAGTGTTCTTTCTTGGGTTTCTAAGTTCTCTACTTGGCGGATTACGCCCTAGCAATCTTCTGCAGACTTCACGCCAACTGCCCGTCGAGGGTATAGATTCCACCAACGGCAAGCCATCTACAGGTACCCCCATTATAACCTCCATATCTTGTAGTGTGATGGTCATCTCACCGTGGGGCAAGTGAAATGAGTGCGTCTCCGGCCGCCATCTCTCCACCAACGCTGTGATCAA
This DNA window, taken from Quercus robur chromosome 2, dhQueRobu3.1, whole genome shotgun sequence, encodes the following:
- the LOC126714851 gene encoding serine/threonine-protein phosphatase 7 long form homolog, producing MDPHGAIQTLCTRQDKHRSSLLFDAHLEGEEVPGVLTCRHRDKGLLEGGVDGLDPRILAYITDAGLDGLLRVPHMDIDHALITALVERWRPETHSFHLPHGEMTITLQDMEVIMGVPVDGLPLVESIPSTGSWREVCRRLLGRNPPSRELRNPRKNTGVLEGASIKAKWLEDQFRDPLPVDAPEAFVQEYARFYILELLGGTLFMDKSGERISVRYLQYFDPISNGKKYSWGSAALSWLYRHLCKASEKTAKQIGGALLLVQLWAWARFPHICPVMRHPHQALPPGPLAVRYVAS